From Pseudomonas sp. StFLB209, a single genomic window includes:
- a CDS encoding Bug family tripartite tricarboxylate transporter substrate binding protein, with product MNKTRTFTAALAGLTLGVLSSLVHADTAVEQNWPSRPLTLIVPFPPGGAADTVGRYYAEQLSTSLGQPVVVENKPGAGTAIAAEYVAKAKPDGYTLSLATAGQLTILPNLQNDLRYDYQKDFTPVAVVASVPNVVAVNASSKINNLQELISNAKARPGALSYSSCGNGTLCHLSGELLKNQAQIDLLHVPYKGSAPAVTGLLGGEVDIAVDTLTVLAPQIKAGKLKGLVLSSAERSPLLPGVPGAVEAGLPGFVASGWFGVVLPKDAPAPIVERLSKAIEVIANAPATAERFTQNGISLEKSTPAGFAKVIADDHQRWGEVIRAAKVKIE from the coding sequence ATGAACAAGACCCGTACCTTCACTGCCGCCCTGGCCGGCCTGACCCTGGGTGTGCTGAGCAGCCTGGTGCATGCCGATACTGCTGTTGAACAGAACTGGCCCAGCCGTCCGTTGACCTTGATCGTGCCGTTTCCGCCGGGCGGCGCGGCAGACACCGTCGGCCGTTACTACGCCGAACAATTGTCCACCTCACTGGGCCAGCCAGTGGTGGTCGAAAACAAACCCGGTGCCGGCACTGCCATTGCTGCCGAGTATGTGGCCAAGGCCAAACCTGATGGCTACACCTTGTCGCTGGCCACCGCCGGCCAGTTGACCATTCTGCCCAACCTGCAGAATGACCTGCGTTACGACTATCAGAAGGATTTCACCCCGGTGGCCGTAGTCGCCTCGGTGCCCAACGTGGTGGCGGTGAATGCCAGCAGCAAGATCAACAACCTGCAAGAGCTGATCAGCAACGCCAAGGCCCGCCCCGGCGCATTGAGTTATTCCTCCTGCGGCAACGGCACGCTGTGCCACCTGTCCGGAGAACTGCTGAAAAACCAGGCGCAGATCGACCTGCTGCATGTGCCCTACAAAGGCAGTGCTCCGGCGGTCACCGGGTTGCTGGGCGGGGAAGTGGACATCGCGGTCGACACCCTGACCGTGCTGGCGCCGCAGATCAAGGCCGGCAAACTCAAGGGTCTGGTGCTCAGCAGTGCCGAGCGTTCGCCGCTGCTGCCGGGCGTGCCCGGTGCCGTCGAGGCCGGCTTGCCAGGTTTCGTGGCTTCCGGCTGGTTCGGCGTGGTGCTGCCCAAGGACGCCCCGGCGCCGATCGTCGAGCGCCTGAGCAAGGCCATCGAAGTGATCGCCAATGCCCCGGCAACCGCCGAGCGTTTCACGCAGAACGGCATCAGCCTTGAAAAAAGCACCCCGGCCGGCTTTGCCAAGGTGATTGCCGATGACCATCAGCGCTGGGGCGAGGTGATTCGTGCGGCGAAGGTGAAAATCGAGTAA
- a CDS encoding tripartite tricarboxylate transporter permease has translation MELLAHLSLGLDAAFTVNNLLYCLLGVTLGTLIGVLPGLGPVATIAMLLPITYGLTPSAALIMLSGIYYGAQYGGSTTAILVNLPGESSSVVTCIDGHAMARKGRAGAALAIAAIGSFIAGSLAILLLAAAAAPLAEFALKFGPADYFSLMLLGLVAAIVLAQGDVLRALAMTVLGLLLGMVGTDVNSGAERFTFGLPQLSDGISFVVISMGIFGIAEIIANLERDHSGKSQIAPVGRLLPSRDDYRRAWKPILRGTGLGSLLGVLPGGGAMLGSFASYMLEKRLAKDPARFGQGAIEGVAGPESANNAGAQTSFIPMLVMGLPSNAVMALMAGAMMIHGIVPGPQVLDERPELFWGLIVSMWIGNLLLLVLNLPLVGIWVKLLSVPYRLLYPAILLFCCIGVYSVNNSLFDVLLTVGFGLLGYLFIKLRCEPAPLLLGYILGPMMEENLRRAMLLSRGDPLVFVQRPLSLSLLIVTLLIVTLLLLPRFRATRQVAFNED, from the coding sequence ATGGAACTGCTCGCCCACCTGAGTCTCGGCCTGGACGCAGCCTTTACCGTCAACAATTTGCTCTACTGCCTGCTGGGCGTAACCCTCGGCACCCTGATTGGCGTGTTGCCAGGGCTGGGGCCGGTGGCGACCATCGCCATGCTGTTGCCGATCACTTATGGCCTGACACCTTCGGCGGCGTTGATCATGCTCTCGGGCATCTACTACGGCGCGCAGTACGGCGGTTCGACCACCGCGATTCTGGTCAACTTGCCGGGCGAGTCGTCCTCGGTGGTGACCTGCATCGACGGTCATGCCATGGCGCGCAAGGGCCGGGCAGGGGCGGCGCTGGCCATCGCGGCGATCGGCTCGTTCATTGCCGGCAGCCTGGCGATCCTGCTGCTGGCCGCCGCGGCGGCACCGCTGGCGGAGTTCGCGCTCAAATTCGGCCCGGCCGATTACTTCTCGCTGATGCTGCTGGGCCTGGTGGCGGCCATCGTGCTGGCCCAGGGCGACGTGCTGCGGGCACTGGCGATGACCGTCCTCGGTCTGTTGCTGGGCATGGTGGGCACTGACGTCAACTCCGGGGCCGAGCGCTTCACCTTCGGCCTGCCGCAACTGAGTGACGGCATCAGCTTTGTGGTGATCTCCATGGGCATCTTCGGCATCGCCGAAATCATCGCCAACCTGGAGCGTGACCACAGCGGCAAAAGCCAGATCGCCCCGGTCGGACGCCTGTTGCCCAGCCGCGATGACTACCGCCGCGCCTGGAAGCCGATTCTGCGCGGCACCGGCCTGGGTTCGCTGTTGGGCGTACTGCCGGGTGGCGGGGCGATGCTCGGCTCGTTTGCCTCGTACATGCTCGAAAAACGTCTGGCCAAGGACCCTGCGCGCTTCGGCCAGGGCGCCATCGAAGGTGTCGCGGGTCCGGAGTCGGCCAACAACGCCGGGGCGCAGACCTCATTCATCCCGATGCTGGTCATGGGCTTGCCGTCCAACGCGGTGATGGCGCTGATGGCCGGCGCAATGATGATCCACGGCATCGTGCCCGGGCCGCAGGTGCTCGACGAGCGCCCGGAGTTGTTCTGGGGGCTGATCGTCAGCATGTGGATCGGCAATTTGCTGTTGCTGGTGCTCAACCTGCCGCTGGTAGGTATCTGGGTGAAGCTGCTGTCGGTGCCTTACCGCCTGCTGTACCCGGCGATTCTGTTGTTCTGTTGCATTGGCGTGTACAGCGTCAACAACAGCCTGTTCGATGTGCTGCTCACCGTCGGCTTCGGCCTGCTTGGCTACCTGTTCATCAAGCTGCGCTGCGAACCGGCACCGCTGCTGCTGGGCTACATCCTCGGGCCGATGATGGAAGAGAACCTGCGCCGCGCCATGTTGCTGTCGCGCGGCGACCCGTTGGTATTCGTGCAGCGCCCGCTGAGCCTGAGCCTGCTGATTGTGACCCTGTTGATCGTGACCTTGCTGCTGTTGCCGCGTTTTCGCGCCACCCGCCAAGTGGCGTTCAACGAAGACTGA
- a CDS encoding tripartite tricarboxylate transporter TctB family protein, with product MKRWPARVSDARDVCAGLLFLGFGGVALSLAGGYSVGTTMRMGAGYFPLLIGTVLSALGVLILLRGLAFSSEQVGLGGLFSVRAGLSIIGSVVAFALLLPSLGLALATLVMTLLSGLARRKPSFKELTVLGSVLGGFSALVFTWALGLNLPVLPV from the coding sequence ATGAAACGCTGGCCGGCGCGGGTCAGCGATGCCCGTGACGTGTGCGCCGGGCTATTGTTTCTCGGCTTCGGCGGCGTCGCCCTGAGCCTGGCCGGGGGCTACAGCGTGGGTACGACAATGCGCATGGGCGCCGGCTACTTTCCGTTGCTGATTGGTACTGTGCTCAGTGCGCTGGGGGTGTTGATCCTGTTGCGCGGGCTGGCGTTTTCCAGTGAGCAGGTCGGCCTGGGCGGGCTGTTCAGCGTGCGTGCGGGGTTATCGATCATCGGCAGTGTGGTGGCTTTCGCGCTGTTGCTGCCCAGTCTGGGGCTGGCCCTGGCGACGTTGGTCATGACCCTGCTCAGCGGGCTGGCGCGGCGCAAACCCAGTTTCAAGGAACTGACCGTGCTGGGCAGTGTGCTGGGCGGCTTCAGTGCCCTGGTGTTCACGTGGGCACTGGGCCTGAATCTGCCTGTACTGCCGGTCTGA
- a CDS encoding ABC transporter substrate-binding protein yields the protein MRKPLKLAVGLLAAALSLSASALTLNVGDQSYNAQAVMEAANVLDDLPYTLEWKQFTAGSPVAEALNVGSLDIGLLGDAPPLFLGALGAPIKVIAVSRQNLDGVAILVRKDSPIKTLDDLRGKRAAIWKGSWSQQLLLTALDKAGVPRDALELRYLSALDASHALDGGSVDVIATWEPYVTQQERQGARVLATAKDLIPAQSFVVANDKAIAEKRAAIEDFLQRLKKARDWAQRDQAHSEQYADSWAKRTRADADIARVWFVRAKTDLGPLNEQVIAGAQQTIEFFSGLGLIKSYPAASLFDLSFSAALQPGVAAATASARTTP from the coding sequence GTGCGTAAACCCCTGAAACTGGCCGTCGGCCTGCTGGCTGCGGCCCTGAGTTTGAGCGCCTCGGCGTTGACCTTGAACGTCGGTGACCAGAGTTACAACGCCCAGGCGGTGATGGAAGCCGCCAACGTTCTCGACGATTTGCCTTACACCTTGGAATGGAAGCAGTTCACTGCCGGTTCGCCAGTGGCCGAAGCGCTCAACGTCGGCAGCCTGGACATCGGCTTGCTGGGTGACGCACCGCCTTTGTTTCTCGGGGCGCTGGGCGCGCCGATCAAGGTGATTGCCGTCAGCCGGCAGAACCTTGACGGGGTGGCGATCCTGGTCCGCAAGGACTCGCCCATCAAGACTCTGGACGACCTGCGCGGCAAGCGGGCCGCGATCTGGAAAGGTTCCTGGAGCCAGCAGTTGCTGCTCACCGCGCTGGACAAGGCCGGTGTCCCGCGTGATGCGCTGGAGCTGCGCTACCTCAGCGCACTGGATGCCTCACATGCCCTGGACGGCGGCTCGGTGGACGTGATTGCCACCTGGGAGCCCTATGTCACCCAGCAAGAGCGCCAGGGTGCGCGGGTACTGGCCACGGCCAAGGACCTGATCCCGGCACAAAGCTTCGTGGTGGCCAACGACAAGGCCATCGCCGAGAAGCGCGCGGCCATCGAAGATTTTCTGCAGCGCCTGAAAAAGGCCCGTGACTGGGCTCAGCGCGATCAGGCCCACAGTGAGCAGTATGCCGACAGTTGGGCGAAGCGTACCCGCGCCGACGCTGACATTGCACGGGTCTGGTTTGTCCGGGCCAAAACCGATCTTGGGCCGCTCAACGAGCAGGTGATTGCCGGTGCGCAGCAGACCATCGAGTTTTTCAGCGGGCTGGGCCTGATCAAGTCCTATCCGGCCGCCAGCCTGTTCGACCTGTCGTTCTCGGCGGCACTGCAACCGGGCGTCGCGGCTGCGACCGCCAGTGCCAGGACCACGCCATGA
- a CDS encoding LLM class flavin-dependent oxidoreductase, with the protein MSVQFIGMLGHRLTSETLAPTGPIFDKHVITDFARAHEEAGFDRILVGYWSDQPDGFLVTALAGQVTSKIKFLLAHRPGFVAPTVAARKLATLDHLLDGRLAVHIISGGSDAEQRKDGDYQDHDQRYARSDEFLEVVRRVWTEEQPFDHQGTFYQAEAAFSAIKPLQKPHLPVYFGGSSQAALQVAGKHADVFALWGESLEQTRETIEQVRAEAARNGREVQFSVSFRPIIAATEDAAWAKADQILTAARQRIEQAGQVIANKPQSVGAQRLLDTVAKGERVDERLWTGIARLVGGGHNSTALVGTPEQVADALLAYYELGVTTFLIRGFDPIEDAKDYGRELIPLTRAKIAARQG; encoded by the coding sequence ATGAGCGTTCAATTCATCGGCATGCTCGGCCATCGCCTGACTTCCGAGACCCTGGCACCGACGGGGCCGATCTTCGATAAACACGTGATCACCGACTTCGCCCGTGCCCACGAAGAGGCCGGTTTCGACCGGATTCTGGTCGGCTACTGGTCCGATCAGCCTGACGGTTTTCTGGTCACTGCGCTGGCCGGCCAGGTCACTTCGAAGATCAAATTCCTGCTGGCTCACCGTCCCGGTTTCGTTGCGCCGACAGTGGCCGCCCGCAAGCTCGCCACGCTGGATCATCTGCTTGATGGTCGTCTGGCCGTGCATATCATCAGCGGTGGCAGCGATGCCGAGCAGCGCAAGGATGGCGACTATCAGGATCACGACCAGCGCTATGCGCGCAGCGACGAGTTTCTGGAGGTGGTACGCCGGGTCTGGACCGAAGAGCAGCCCTTCGATCATCAGGGCACGTTCTATCAGGCCGAGGCCGCCTTCTCGGCCATCAAGCCGCTGCAGAAACCGCACTTGCCGGTGTACTTCGGTGGTTCGTCACAGGCCGCCCTGCAAGTGGCCGGCAAGCACGCCGATGTCTTCGCGTTGTGGGGCGAGTCGCTGGAGCAGACCCGTGAGACCATCGAGCAGGTGCGTGCCGAGGCCGCCCGCAACGGTCGTGAGGTGCAGTTCAGTGTGTCGTTCCGGCCGATCATCGCGGCTACCGAAGACGCCGCCTGGGCCAAGGCCGACCAGATTCTCACTGCCGCCCGCCAGCGCATCGAACAGGCAGGCCAAGTGATCGCCAACAAACCGCAGAGTGTGGGTGCCCAGCGCCTGCTTGATACCGTGGCCAAAGGTGAGCGCGTGGATGAGCGGCTGTGGACCGGTATCGCCAGGCTGGTGGGTGGCGGGCATAACTCCACCGCCCTGGTCGGCACTCCCGAACAAGTGGCCGATGCGTTGCTGGCTTATTACGAGCTGGGCGTGACCACCTTTCTGATTCGCGGCTTCGACCCCATCGAAGACGCCAAAGACTATGGCCGTGAGTTGATCCCGTTGACCCGCGCCAAAATCGCTGCCCGTCAGGGCTGA
- a CDS encoding RES family NAD+ phosphorylase, with protein sequence MLVAPGSRELYLWRLDQARHASSWASGIGAEMAGGRWNSRGIKTVYCSADPATAILEVAVHKGFQTLDTMAHVLTCARVLKPERVHRVLPHEVPNPNWLVPGSPGRGQQQYGDLLLAQHPLILIPSAVSRYSWNVLINPLTADGLFEELSQERFALDTRLNPPVN encoded by the coding sequence ATGCTGGTGGCGCCAGGTAGCCGTGAGCTGTACCTGTGGCGTCTTGATCAGGCCAGGCATGCCAGCAGTTGGGCCTCAGGGATCGGTGCCGAAATGGCCGGTGGGCGCTGGAACTCCAGGGGGATCAAAACGGTGTATTGCAGTGCCGACCCGGCCACTGCAATTCTTGAAGTCGCGGTGCACAAGGGCTTTCAGACGCTCGACACAATGGCGCATGTGCTGACCTGCGCCCGGGTGCTGAAGCCTGAGCGGGTGCATCGGGTCTTGCCCCATGAGGTGCCCAACCCCAACTGGCTGGTTCCCGGTTCGCCCGGTCGCGGTCAGCAGCAGTACGGCGACCTTCTGCTGGCGCAGCACCCCTTGATCCTCATCCCCTCGGCGGTATCACGTTACAGCTGGAACGTGCTGATCAACCCGCTGACCGCCGACGGCCTGTTCGAAGAGCTCAGTCAGGAACGCTTTGCCCTGGATACGCGGCTCAACCCGCCAGTCAACTAG
- the parS gene encoding type II RES/Xre toxin-antitoxin system antitoxin, translating to MISENRATYCVPHDPARPLLLLFGDNLKPPINDAFELHSLMEKGFPSERVIAFVQSCSEFRDHQVFSRIIGLSDRTLQRRIKNPEPLTAEQTNGAWRLASVLSRAEEVLGERKRALNWMTTPAMGLEGRVPLELLTTQMGFELVEDFLTRMDYGVYS from the coding sequence ATGATTTCAGAAAATCGCGCCACCTATTGTGTGCCCCACGATCCGGCAAGGCCGCTGTTGTTGTTGTTCGGCGACAACCTCAAGCCGCCGATCAACGACGCTTTCGAGCTGCATTCGCTGATGGAAAAGGGCTTTCCGTCAGAGCGGGTCATCGCCTTCGTACAATCGTGCAGCGAGTTTCGTGATCATCAGGTGTTCTCACGCATCATTGGTCTGTCTGACCGCACTCTGCAGCGGCGAATCAAGAATCCTGAACCTTTGACGGCTGAACAGACCAACGGCGCCTGGCGGTTAGCCAGTGTGCTGAGCCGCGCCGAAGAGGTGCTGGGTGAGCGCAAGCGCGCGTTGAACTGGATGACCACGCCGGCCATGGGGCTGGAGGGCAGGGTGCCGCTGGAGCTGCTGACCACCCAGATGGGCTTTGAGCTGGTTGAAGACTTCCTCACCCGCATGGATTACGGGGTGTACTCCTGA
- a CDS encoding OprD family porin produces MYVRLFMAAAGVLGAAPVWAAAQSASAGFVEDAHLNVLMRNAYISRDYKHGAQDKAEWGQGFIGKFSSGFTQGTVGVGVDAFAMYAVRLDGGKGRSGAPGIEFFKRGDSGAAADDLARAGGAIKLRVSNTVLKYGDMMPTLPVLNHDDSRLLPESFTGSMLVSNEIEGLELTAAQFHAEARKGAQGRDSGDMTSIRLWGARYQFTPQLSASFYASDVEDRIAKQYLGATYSLPLHSDQSLTFDFNGYRSTLDREFANSLATGRDNKIWSLAATYAFGPHSVTIAHQRSSGDTGYQYGWYGSGGGVGDGGSTVFLANSYWSDFNAEDERSWQLGYGLDFAALGVPGLTWRVAYVRGDNIRTGQGEGREHEIFNQFQYVVQNGAAKDLKVRLRTSWLRTSNNMRPAGYMDDGNEVRAFIEYPLNIF; encoded by the coding sequence ATGTACGTTCGTCTGTTTATGGCGGCTGCGGGTGTTTTAGGCGCGGCTCCGGTATGGGCCGCAGCACAATCAGCGTCAGCCGGTTTTGTCGAAGATGCTCATCTGAATGTATTGATGCGCAATGCTTATATCAGCCGCGATTACAAACACGGCGCGCAGGATAAAGCCGAATGGGGCCAGGGCTTCATCGGCAAGTTCAGTTCCGGATTTACCCAGGGCACGGTGGGTGTGGGTGTGGATGCCTTTGCCATGTATGCCGTGCGTCTGGATGGTGGCAAGGGCCGCAGCGGTGCGCCGGGGATCGAGTTCTTCAAGCGGGGTGACTCGGGCGCGGCTGCCGACGACCTGGCCCGCGCCGGCGGTGCGATCAAACTGCGGGTGTCCAACACCGTGCTCAAATACGGCGACATGATGCCGACCCTGCCAGTGCTCAATCACGACGACTCACGTCTGCTGCCGGAGAGTTTTACCGGTTCGATGCTGGTCTCCAATGAAATCGAAGGCCTGGAGCTCACTGCGGCGCAGTTTCATGCCGAGGCTCGCAAAGGCGCGCAAGGCCGTGACAGTGGTGACATGACGTCGATCCGCTTGTGGGGCGCGCGTTATCAGTTCACGCCACAACTGAGTGCGTCATTTTATGCTTCCGATGTCGAGGACCGCATCGCCAAGCAATACCTGGGCGCGACCTACAGCTTGCCGTTGCACAGCGATCAGTCGCTGACCTTCGACTTCAATGGCTATCGTTCCACGCTCGATCGCGAGTTTGCCAACAGCCTGGCCACCGGCCGCGATAACAAGATCTGGAGCCTGGCGGCAACCTATGCCTTTGGTCCGCATTCGGTAACCATCGCCCACCAGCGCAGCTCCGGCGACACCGGTTATCAATATGGCTGGTACGGCAGCGGCGGTGGGGTAGGCGACGGTGGCTCGACGGTGTTTCTGGCCAACTCCTACTGGTCGGACTTCAATGCTGAAGACGAGCGCTCCTGGCAACTGGGCTACGGACTGGATTTCGCCGCTCTGGGCGTGCCCGGCCTGACCTGGCGCGTGGCTTATGTGCGTGGCGACAACATACGCACCGGCCAGGGCGAAGGGCGTGAGCATGAGATCTTCAATCAGTTCCAGTACGTGGTGCAGAACGGCGCGGCCAAGGATCTGAAAGTGCGCCTGCGCACCTCCTGGCTGCGCACCTCCAATAACATGCGCCCGGCCGGCTACATGGATGACGGCAACGAGGTGCGTGCGTTCATCGAATACCCGCTCAATATCTTCTGA
- a CDS encoding amino acid permease: protein MSIEQNTTTLQRGLSSRHIQLIALGGAIGTGLFLGTAGVLKTAGPSMILGYAIAGFIAFLIMRQLGEMVVQEPVAGSFGHFATRYWGRFAGFLSGWNYWIMYALVCMAELTAVGKYVQFWWPEVPIWVSAALFFVLVNVINLSSVKAFGETEFWFAIVKVAAIIGMILLASYLLVSGNGGPQASVSNLWEHGGFFPNGFTGMLMAMGFILFAFGGMEMIGITAAESDNPRRVIPKAINQVVWRIIIFYVGALTLLLALYPWDQLLVSLSSSQDAYGASPFVKIFSLIGSDVAAHVLNFVILTAALSVYNGGAYCMSRMLFGLAEQGNAPKVFLRVNRRGIPVAAVLASAAVTGVCLLINYLVPGNAFELMMTLAVAALLINWVMITLTHMRFRRAMRIKGEALHFRALWFPFGNILCLAFMAMILVVLLMIPGIRISVFMIPVWVVLLWVAFKFAKPPMSELQSPAFTSQKP, encoded by the coding sequence ATGAGTATCGAACAAAATACGACCACCCTACAGCGTGGTCTAAGCAGTCGGCATATCCAGCTTATTGCTCTGGGCGGGGCGATTGGCACGGGCCTGTTTCTGGGCACCGCCGGGGTATTGAAAACCGCCGGTCCCTCAATGATTCTTGGCTACGCGATTGCCGGGTTCATTGCCTTTCTGATCATGCGCCAATTGGGTGAAATGGTGGTTCAAGAGCCGGTAGCCGGCTCGTTCGGCCATTTCGCCACCCGTTATTGGGGGCGCTTCGCCGGTTTTCTCTCCGGCTGGAACTACTGGATCATGTACGCCCTGGTGTGCATGGCCGAATTGACTGCTGTCGGTAAGTACGTGCAGTTCTGGTGGCCGGAAGTGCCGATCTGGGTCAGCGCTGCGCTGTTCTTCGTGCTGGTCAATGTGATTAACCTGAGTAGCGTCAAAGCCTTTGGCGAGACCGAATTCTGGTTCGCGATCGTTAAAGTCGCCGCCATCATCGGCATGATCCTGCTCGCCAGTTACCTGCTGGTCAGCGGCAATGGCGGGCCGCAGGCGTCGGTGAGCAATCTGTGGGAGCACGGCGGGTTCTTCCCCAACGGGTTCACCGGCATGCTGATGGCCATGGGCTTTATCCTGTTTGCTTTTGGCGGCATGGAAATGATCGGCATCACCGCGGCCGAGTCGGACAACCCGCGCCGGGTGATCCCCAAGGCGATCAACCAGGTGGTGTGGCGCATCATCATTTTCTATGTCGGTGCCCTGACCCTGCTGTTGGCGTTGTATCCGTGGGATCAGCTGCTGGTCAGCCTGTCGTCCAGCCAGGACGCTTACGGCGCCAGCCCGTTCGTGAAGATCTTTTCGCTGATTGGCAGCGATGTCGCGGCCCATGTGCTCAACTTCGTGATCCTCACCGCCGCGTTGTCGGTTTACAACGGCGGCGCCTACTGCATGAGCCGCATGCTGTTCGGCCTGGCCGAACAAGGCAACGCGCCGAAAGTCTTCCTGCGCGTCAACCGTCGCGGCATTCCTGTGGCGGCGGTACTGGCCTCTGCGGCGGTCACCGGCGTGTGCCTGTTGATTAACTACCTGGTGCCGGGCAATGCCTTCGAGTTGATGATGACGCTGGCGGTGGCGGCGCTGTTGATCAACTGGGTAATGATTACCCTGACCCACATGCGCTTTCGCCGGGCCATGCGGATTAAAGGTGAAGCCCTGCATTTCCGGGCGCTGTGGTTTCCGTTCGGCAACATCCTCTGCCTGGCCTTCATGGCGATGATCCTGGTGGTCTTGCTGATGATTCCTGGCATCCGTATTTCGGTGTTCATGATCCCGGTGTGGGTCGTGCTGTTGTGGGTCGCCTTCAAATTCGCAAAGCCGCCAATGAGCGAACTTCAAAGCCCGGCTTTTACCTCTCAGAAGCCATGA
- the kynA gene encoding tryptophan 2,3-dioxygenase, which translates to MSQCPFSQGNAAQQWHDAKLDFSNDMTYGDYLDLKRILSAQHPLSTDHNELLFIIQHQTSELWMKLMLHELRAAREQLKQGDLPPAFKMFARVSRIFDQLVHAWAVLATMTPSEYVAFRPSLGQSSGFQSFQYREIEFILGNKSVPLLEPHAHRPELLAELQKTLAEPSLYDEAIRLLAKAGLDVDAQRLQEVAPTRTIHNESVEAAWKVVYQHPHQYWDLYQLAEKFIDLEDSFRQWRFRHVTTVERIIGFKKGSGGTEGVGYLRKMLDTELFPELWSLRSTL; encoded by the coding sequence ATGAGCCAATGCCCGTTCTCCCAAGGTAATGCTGCCCAGCAATGGCATGATGCCAAGCTGGATTTCAGCAATGACATGACCTACGGCGACTACCTGGACCTCAAGCGTATTCTCAGCGCCCAGCATCCGTTGTCCACTGACCACAACGAGCTGCTGTTCATCATTCAGCACCAGACTTCGGAGCTGTGGATGAAGCTGATGCTCCATGAGCTGCGTGCGGCCCGTGAACAGCTCAAGCAAGGGGATCTGCCGCCGGCGTTCAAGATGTTCGCCAGGGTTTCGCGGATCTTCGATCAGTTGGTGCATGCCTGGGCCGTACTGGCGACCATGACCCCCAGCGAGTACGTGGCGTTTCGCCCGTCGCTGGGCCAGTCATCGGGCTTTCAGTCGTTCCAGTACCGCGAGATCGAATTCATTCTGGGCAACAAAAGCGTGCCGCTGCTGGAGCCTCACGCTCATCGCCCGGAGTTGCTGGCCGAATTGCAGAAAACCCTCGCCGAGCCGTCGCTGTACGACGAAGCCATTCGCCTGCTGGCCAAGGCCGGCCTGGACGTCGATGCACAACGCCTGCAAGAGGTGGCGCCAACCCGCACGATCCATAACGAATCGGTCGAAGCGGCGTGGAAGGTGGTCTATCAGCACCCGCACCAGTACTGGGATTTGTACCAGTTGGCCGAGAAGTTCATCGACCTGGAAGACTCTTTCCGTCAGTGGCGTTTCCGCCATGTGACCACCGTCGAGCGGATCATCGGTTTCAAGAAAGGCTCGGGCGGCACCGAGGGCGTGGGTTACCTACGCAAGATGCTCGACACCGAACTGTTCCCGGAGCTCTGGAGTTTGCGTTCCACCTTGTAA